A portion of the Sulfurospirillum diekertiae genome contains these proteins:
- the dnaN gene encoding DNA polymerase III subunit beta — MKVSIKKSILENMLLNIQPYLEKKDLSQITSHVLLMTEETQFTLKATDYEIGLSYHTPEIKISVAGNATANGKKLLDIIKGLKDDEVVLETINDYLYIKQNSSKFKLPMLSPSDFPPFPEIDSKPKFDIDSNILVRSIKKIAPAIDSNNPKFELNGSLIDIKDNSISLVATDTKRLAIMKIEQPTEHDFSLIIPKKAISEIQKLFFDNIEIFYDENTLIALSSHFTFFTKLINGKFPDYQRIIPKNKNYRILLNRESMVESIKQISIISPEIKITFKPDKIVFESLNDDNIEAKTEIEFKTGLDNDIYLAVNSRYILDFLSNIENNNFTLGFNDSGLPFTLENDNFMTIVMPIMI, encoded by the coding sequence ATGAAAGTTTCGATCAAAAAAAGTATTTTAGAAAACATGTTGCTTAACATACAACCCTATTTAGAAAAAAAAGATTTAAGTCAAATCACATCACATGTTTTACTTATGACTGAAGAAACTCAATTTACACTAAAAGCAACTGATTACGAAATCGGTCTTAGTTACCATACTCCTGAAATAAAAATTAGTGTTGCCGGTAATGCAACAGCTAATGGCAAAAAACTTCTGGATATTATAAAAGGTTTAAAAGATGATGAAGTTGTTTTAGAAACAATCAATGATTACCTCTATATCAAACAGAATAGCTCCAAATTTAAACTTCCAATGCTAAGCCCTAGTGATTTTCCTCCTTTTCCTGAAATCGATTCTAAGCCTAAATTCGACATCGATAGCAATATCCTTGTTCGATCTATTAAAAAAATAGCACCTGCCATTGACAGCAATAATCCAAAGTTTGAACTCAATGGTTCTCTCATTGATATTAAAGACAATAGCATCAGTTTAGTTGCAACCGATACAAAGCGTTTAGCCATTATGAAAATTGAACAACCAACTGAACATGATTTTTCACTGATTATTCCTAAAAAAGCCATTAGTGAAATTCAAAAACTCTTTTTTGATAATATTGAAATTTTTTATGATGAAAATACACTGATTGCTTTATCGTCTCATTTTACATTTTTTACAAAACTTATCAATGGAAAATTTCCTGATTATCAACGTATTATCCCAAAAAATAAAAACTATAGAATTTTACTTAACCGTGAATCCATGGTGGAATCCATTAAACAAATTTCTATTATTTCTCCTGAAATCAAAATCACTTTTAAACCTGATAAAATAGTTTTTGAAAGTTTAAACGATGACAATATTGAAGCAAAAACAGAAATTGAATTTAAAACGGGATTAGACAATGATATTTACCTTGCAGTGAACAGTCGTTATATTTTAGATTTTTTATCTAACATCGAAAATAATAACTTTACGTTAGGTTTTAATGACAGTGGACTTCCTTTCACTTTAGAAAATGATAATTTTATGACCATTGTTATGCCAATTATGATTTAA
- the gyrB gene encoding DNA topoisomerase (ATP-hydrolyzing) subunit B, which translates to MSTYGADNIKVLKGLEAVRKRPGMYIGDTNINGLHHLIYEVVDNSIDEAMAGYCDLIKVELTREGSCIVIDNGRGIPVGWHEGENMSAATVVLTVLHAGGKFDKDTYKVSGGLHGVGVSVVNALSSKLIATIKREGNEHRQEFACGIPQTPLGVVKTTNRTGTMIEFWPDNTIFETTEFQFEILATRFRELAYLNPKIRIELKDQRDGRAEVYHFEGGIKQFVLDLNKKEKVAEAVHYTASIDDVEVDVAMMYNSTYSEIFYSFVNNIKTIDGGTHESGFRAGLTRAITNYISLNAGAREKDAKITGDDVREGLIAIVSVKVPEPQFEGQTKGKLGSSYVKPIVQKLVYEQLVKYFEENPIEAKAIMNKALAAARGREAAKNARDLTRRKDAMSIGTLPGKLADCQSKDPSICELYLVEGDSAGGSAKQGRDRVFQAILPLKGKILNVEKSRLDKILKSDEIKNMITALGCGIGDEFNEEKLRYHKLIIMTDADVDGSHIQTLLLTFLFRFLRPIVDNGYVYLAQPPLYRYKKGKKEIYLKDDHEMNAFLIESGMDSIAIEGVGTPDLVDYFKIISAYRGILKELEKRFAMIEVIRYLIENPDLIVLPTEGLFVEIQKFITNLGYNILNHYINDEGIHLFIQTKDGLEELLLDETFYTNPLYEEARYIYTKIQERDFDVFDGRDPVEVLDEIEKSAKKGAYIQRYKGLGEMNPEQLWETTMNPENRRLLQVKVEDVEAASDTFTLFMGDEVEPRRQYIQDHAKDVKHLDV; encoded by the coding sequence ATGAGTACTTACGGTGCAGACAATATTAAAGTTTTAAAAGGCCTTGAAGCAGTAAGAAAGCGTCCAGGTATGTATATCGGTGATACCAACATTAATGGTCTTCATCATCTTATTTATGAAGTCGTTGATAACTCTATTGATGAAGCAATGGCAGGCTATTGTGATCTAATTAAAGTAGAACTTACACGTGAAGGTTCATGTATCGTTATTGATAATGGTCGTGGTATTCCCGTTGGTTGGCATGAGGGTGAAAATATGTCAGCAGCAACCGTTGTTTTAACGGTACTTCATGCAGGTGGAAAGTTTGATAAAGATACCTATAAAGTCAGTGGAGGTTTACACGGTGTTGGTGTTTCCGTTGTTAATGCACTTTCATCTAAACTGATTGCTACGATTAAACGTGAAGGAAATGAACATCGTCAAGAGTTTGCGTGTGGTATTCCTCAAACACCATTAGGCGTGGTTAAAACGACTAATCGTACGGGTACAATGATTGAGTTTTGGCCAGATAATACTATTTTTGAAACAACAGAATTTCAATTTGAAATTTTGGCAACACGTTTCCGAGAGCTTGCTTATCTTAACCCAAAAATTCGAATTGAACTTAAAGATCAAAGAGATGGACGTGCTGAAGTGTACCACTTTGAAGGCGGTATTAAACAGTTTGTTTTAGATCTCAATAAAAAAGAAAAAGTAGCAGAAGCTGTTCATTATACTGCTAGTATTGATGATGTAGAAGTTGATGTTGCGATGATGTATAACTCAACCTACAGTGAAATTTTCTACTCTTTTGTTAATAATATTAAAACCATTGATGGTGGAACCCATGAAAGTGGTTTTAGGGCTGGACTTACACGTGCTATTACTAACTATATTTCTTTAAATGCAGGAGCACGTGAAAAAGATGCCAAAATAACAGGTGATGATGTTCGCGAGGGTTTGATTGCTATAGTCAGTGTTAAAGTACCTGAACCTCAATTTGAGGGTCAAACCAAAGGAAAATTGGGAAGCTCTTACGTTAAACCGATTGTCCAAAAATTAGTCTATGAACAACTTGTTAAATATTTTGAAGAAAACCCTATTGAAGCTAAAGCCATAATGAACAAAGCTTTGGCTGCAGCACGTGGTAGAGAAGCGGCTAAAAATGCACGTGATCTAACGCGTCGTAAAGATGCCATGAGCATTGGAACACTCCCTGGAAAATTGGCAGATTGTCAAAGTAAAGATCCTTCTATTTGTGAACTTTACCTTGTAGAGGGTGATAGTGCGGGTGGTTCTGCAAAACAAGGACGCGATCGTGTTTTTCAAGCTATTTTGCCACTCAAAGGTAAAATTCTTAACGTTGAAAAAAGCCGTTTAGATAAGATTTTAAAATCTGATGAGATCAAAAATATGATTACTGCACTTGGTTGTGGTATTGGCGATGAATTTAACGAAGAAAAACTTCGTTATCACAAACTGATTATTATGACCGATGCGGACGTTGATGGTAGCCATATTCAAACTCTACTTTTAACCTTTTTATTCCGCTTTTTACGCCCTATTGTAGATAATGGTTATGTTTATTTAGCTCAGCCGCCACTCTACCGTTATAAAAAAGGTAAAAAAGAGATCTATCTCAAAGATGATCATGAAATGAATGCCTTTTTAATTGAATCAGGTATGGACAGCATTGCGATTGAAGGTGTTGGAACTCCTGATTTAGTAGATTATTTTAAAATCATTTCTGCTTACAGAGGAATTTTAAAAGAGCTTGAAAAACGTTTTGCTATGATCGAAGTGATTCGTTATTTGATTGAAAATCCAGATTTGATTGTCCTTCCTACTGAAGGATTATTTGTTGAAATTCAAAAATTCATTACAAACCTTGGTTACAATATTTTAAATCATTACATCAATGATGAAGGAATTCATCTTTTTATTCAAACCAAAGATGGTTTGGAAGAGCTTCTTTTAGATGAAACATTCTATACCAATCCACTCTATGAAGAAGCACGTTACATTTACACTAAAATACAAGAACGTGACTTTGATGTGTTTGACGGACGTGATCCTGTCGAAGTGTTAGATGAAATTGAAAAAAGTGCTAAAAAAGGTGCTTATATCCAACGCTACAAAGGTCTTGGTGAAATGAATCCTGAACAACTTTGGGAAACAACTATGAATCCTGAAAACAGACGTCTTTTACAAGTTAAGGTTGAAGATGTAGAAGCAGCCAGTGACACCTTTACCCTCTTTATGGGTGATGAAGTTGAACCTCGCCGACAGTACATTCAAGATCATGCCAAAGATGTAAAACACTTGGACGTTTAA
- a CDS encoding EAL domain-containing protein, protein MLYSEIKERENRFITALKIAFPFLLLIGIFFHAFQLFPYTSVNFILLILLIPIYVYYTVYLIYHGFQTTLIDPTTKTFTRMEIMTKIENIKDRENTTIIFLHVNNFSDINERYGIHNGDILLFHFIQKLEFFFTRASFLKNVSIGRYSNDSFLFYIKNPSKELRHLLTIFTKSVQNVGISNIEIKVDFSLLSAAYDSDTKNIIEHLLMLIEEQKKSEEIMPNIKLNQFQMIIDEAIKYHQLFFKYQPALSLKTEKIEIVEVLTRMESQTYGLLSKQQIQRIVNHTGYEKIFDEKVFELLVEEILPLMEKEIFFSIEISPVTLRNLSFKHYLTTLFEKKNLAPNRFILEITEKKSYENMHRFKEIIESYQEVGFKIALGNFGGNNCSFEYLKYLPIDLVKFDIEFTKKMDDSKYQQLLLHYVELIQTLHIQSMVKFVDKEALLEKMKEIKPDYIQGFCISKPKNLEQIIGDIL, encoded by the coding sequence ATGCTCTATTCTGAGATTAAGGAGAGAGAAAATCGATTTATTACAGCTCTTAAAATCGCTTTTCCTTTTCTTCTTCTCATAGGTATTTTTTTTCACGCATTTCAACTTTTTCCCTATACTTCAGTCAATTTTATTCTTCTTATTTTGCTGATTCCCATTTATGTTTATTACACGGTCTATTTGATTTATCACGGATTTCAAACAACGTTGATTGATCCTACGACTAAAACATTTACTAGAATGGAAATAATGACTAAAATCGAAAATATAAAAGATCGAGAAAACACTACCATTATCTTTTTACATGTAAATAATTTTAGTGATATCAATGAGCGTTATGGTATTCATAATGGAGATATTCTGCTCTTTCATTTTATACAAAAATTAGAGTTTTTTTTTACGAGAGCATCATTTTTAAAAAATGTTTCAATTGGACGTTATAGCAATGATAGTTTTTTGTTTTACATTAAAAATCCAAGTAAAGAACTTCGTCATCTTTTAACTATTTTTACGAAGAGTGTTCAAAATGTAGGAATTTCAAATATTGAAATAAAAGTTGATTTTTCACTTTTAAGCGCTGCTTATGACAGTGATACAAAAAATATTATAGAACATCTTTTAATGCTCATAGAAGAACAAAAAAAGAGTGAAGAAATAATGCCAAATATCAAACTAAACCAATTTCAAATGATTATAGATGAAGCAATTAAATACCATCAACTCTTTTTTAAATATCAACCCGCGTTAAGCCTTAAAACTGAAAAAATCGAGATTGTGGAAGTTTTAACCCGTATGGAATCTCAAACCTATGGATTGCTTTCCAAACAACAGATTCAGCGTATTGTTAACCACACAGGGTATGAAAAAATATTTGATGAAAAAGTTTTTGAACTTCTCGTGGAAGAAATTTTGCCTTTAATGGAAAAAGAAATTTTCTTTAGTATTGAAATTTCCCCTGTAACTCTACGAAATCTTAGTTTTAAGCACTATCTTACAACACTTTTTGAAAAAAAGAATCTTGCTCCAAATCGTTTTATTCTTGAAATTACAGAAAAAAAAAGTTATGAAAATATGCACCGCTTTAAAGAAATTATAGAAAGTTATCAAGAGGTTGGATTCAAAATTGCCTTAGGAAATTTTGGTGGTAATAATTGTAGTTTTGAATACTTAAAATATTTACCCATTGATTTAGTAAAGTTTGACATTGAATTCACTAAAAAAATGGATGATTCCAAATACCAACAGCTTCTTTTACATTATGTAGAACTCATCCAAACACTTCATATACAAAGTATGGTAAAATTTGTCGATAAAGAGGCTCTTTTGGAGAAGATGAAAGAGATTAAACCTGATTATATACAAGGGTTTTGTATCTCAAAACCTAAAAATTTAGAACAAATAATAGGAGATATTTTATGA
- the queF gene encoding preQ(1) synthase, whose product MKYGEQIIKEFDVEKDLEIWPNQHKKNYVIKLTLPEFCCLCPRSGYPDFATIYIDYTPDELVVELKAIKLYINSFMNRNISHENSANEIYDLLDRKLKPKWLKVVADFNPRGNVHTVIEIDSKQVRNESLC is encoded by the coding sequence ATGAAATACGGCGAACAAATTATTAAAGAATTTGATGTTGAAAAAGATTTAGAAATTTGGCCCAATCAACATAAAAAAAATTATGTGATTAAACTTACATTGCCAGAGTTTTGTTGTTTGTGCCCACGCAGTGGTTATCCTGATTTTGCAACAATTTATATTGATTATACACCTGATGAACTTGTTGTTGAGCTCAAAGCCATCAAACTTTACATTAACAGTTTTATGAACCGCAACATCAGCCACGAAAACAGTGCGAATGAAATTTATGATCTACTGGATCGTAAACTCAAACCAAAATGGCTTAAAGTGGTAGCGGACTTTAATCCTAGAGGCAATGTTCATACGGTCATTGAAATCGATTCAAAACAAGTACGCAACGAGAGTTTATGTTAA
- a CDS encoding HD domain-containing protein has protein sequence MLSPKLIEQFFGAASIQRWNDYPRMVELVELDKQAHKFIIAYLIAKMEPKESINMRSLIEAGIFEFLRRVVVTDIRPDVFRKALQKKEKEINTWVLEQLYDSLSDIEDGAFYGRFKTYLNDSSMYKKERFVLKAASYMATRWEFSIVYQTSQFLNNIDRVKEAVEEEIEDYYELISVRKMAMNKKISKIVDLSGRLRFQKRWAQTPRIPETSVLGHMLIVAILGYFYSLSAKACDGRLVNNFFCALFHDFPEALTRDIISPVKYSVSGLDDIISEFEIKMIEEEILPYLPEGLIKEFKYLLGLYGDNQKDEFMNHINEHEIKMVEDVAVYNEEKYNAIDGKALKNCDNLAAFIEATLSISHGVRSKELIQGKEHIRGKLKEKGKIGNVDFYELALEIETYLGV, from the coding sequence ATGTTAAGTCCAAAACTCATTGAACAATTTTTTGGAGCAGCTTCCATTCAGCGTTGGAATGATTATCCGCGCATGGTTGAACTCGTTGAGCTTGATAAACAGGCTCATAAGTTCATCATAGCTTATTTGATTGCAAAAATGGAACCCAAAGAAAGTATTAATATGCGCTCTTTAATTGAAGCAGGTATTTTCGAATTTTTACGTCGAGTGGTTGTCACCGACATTCGTCCTGATGTTTTTCGTAAAGCACTCCAAAAAAAAGAGAAAGAGATCAATACATGGGTTTTAGAACAACTCTATGATTCACTCAGCGACATTGAAGATGGGGCTTTTTATGGACGTTTTAAAACCTACCTAAACGATAGTTCCATGTATAAAAAAGAACGTTTTGTCCTTAAAGCAGCTTCGTACATGGCAACACGTTGGGAATTTTCGATTGTCTATCAAACCAGTCAATTTTTGAACAATATTGACCGTGTTAAAGAAGCTGTTGAAGAGGAAATCGAAGACTATTACGAGCTTATCAGTGTTCGTAAAATGGCGATGAATAAAAAAATTTCTAAAATTGTTGATTTAAGTGGACGACTTCGTTTTCAAAAGCGTTGGGCACAAACGCCTCGCATCCCTGAAACTTCTGTATTGGGTCATATGCTTATTGTCGCCATATTAGGTTATTTTTACTCTCTTTCCGCCAAAGCGTGTGATGGACGGTTAGTCAATAACTTCTTTTGCGCTCTTTTCCATGATTTTCCTGAAGCACTTACACGTGATATCATCTCTCCCGTCAAATATTCTGTCAGTGGATTGGATGATATTATCAGTGAGTTTGAGATTAAAATGATTGAAGAAGAGATACTGCCTTACCTTCCAGAGGGACTCATTAAAGAGTTTAAATATCTTCTTGGACTCTACGGCGACAATCAAAAAGATGAGTTTATGAATCACATCAATGAGCATGAGATCAAAATGGTTGAGGATGTTGCAGTTTATAATGAGGAAAAATACAATGCCATTGATGGAAAAGCACTCAAAAATTGCGATAATCTAGCCGCATTTATTGAAGCGACACTTTCTATTTCGCATGGTGTTAGGTCTAAAGAGCTTATACAAGGTAAAGAGCATATTCGCGGTAAATTGAAAGAAAAAGGGAAAATTGGCAATGTCGATTTTTATGAATTAGCGTTGGAGATTGAAACCTATTTGGGAGTGTAA
- a CDS encoding uracil-DNA glycosylase, with protein sequence MVDPKIEESWKKVLHVEFQKPYFESLKSFLVEEKKNYTIYPSGANIFAAFDNTPFESVEVVILGQDPYHGAGQAHGLSFSVQDGIQHPPSLQNIFKELRDDIGCAIPKNGNLSAWAKQGVFLLNTVLTVRASEANSHRGQGWENFTDAVIKTLSAQKEHLVFILWGSPAGAKASLIDSKKHLVLRAPHPSPLSSYRGFFGSKPFSKSNEYLTCNGKKPIDWCLA encoded by the coding sequence ATGGTCGATCCAAAAATTGAAGAGAGTTGGAAAAAAGTTTTACATGTAGAGTTTCAAAAGCCCTATTTTGAGAGCTTAAAAAGCTTTTTGGTGGAAGAGAAAAAAAACTACACCATTTATCCCAGTGGTGCGAATATCTTTGCGGCGTTTGATAACACGCCTTTTGAGAGCGTTGAAGTGGTCATTTTAGGGCAAGATCCTTATCATGGAGCGGGACAAGCGCATGGACTCTCTTTTTCGGTTCAAGATGGCATCCAGCATCCGCCTTCTCTTCAAAATATCTTTAAAGAATTACGTGACGACATCGGCTGTGCAATTCCCAAAAATGGCAATTTAAGCGCATGGGCCAAACAAGGGGTTTTTTTGCTTAACACGGTTTTAACGGTACGCGCCAGTGAAGCCAATTCACACCGTGGACAAGGGTGGGAAAATTTTACAGACGCTGTGATTAAGACATTGAGCGCTCAAAAAGAGCATTTGGTTTTCATTCTTTGGGGAAGTCCTGCGGGAGCGAAAGCTTCTTTGATAGACAGCAAAAAGCACCTCGTTTTGCGCGCTCCTCACCCTTCACCGCTCTCTTCATATCGAGGATTTTTTGGCTCAAAACCGTTTTCTAAAAGCAATGAATACCTTACATGTAACGGTAAAAAACCGATTGATTGGTGTTTGGCTTGA
- the mutY gene encoding A/G-specific adenine glycosylase — MFGLNVKEAIYAWYQKNGRHDLPWRQTNDAYKIYLSEIMLQQTQVKTVLERFYFPFLERFPTLQSVAEAPLDDVLKMWEGLGYYTRARNLHHTAITCKGVLPKRPEELGGLKGIGKSTAHAICAFAYHQALPILDANVKRVLCRYFALSVKDEKVLWEKAWKFLAVKHPYEHNQAMMDIGAFVCTSKNPNCLECPLSFTCKGKNTPENYPLAIKKAKVPTKKRFALVIKKEGKLGLIQRKERLLHGLWGFVQVDEKPKNAHSLGKVTHTYSHFKLELEMIYDESLHVKVDGYFTEEEIESLALSTVDKKIIQTLFSSK; from the coding sequence GTGTTTGGCTTGAATGTAAAAGAGGCGATTTACGCGTGGTATCAAAAAAACGGGCGTCATGATCTTCCGTGGCGACAAACGAATGATGCCTACAAAATCTACCTCAGTGAAATCATGCTGCAACAAACCCAAGTCAAAACGGTTCTTGAGCGGTTTTATTTTCCCTTTTTAGAGCGCTTTCCAACCCTTCAAAGTGTAGCAGAAGCACCACTGGATGATGTTTTAAAAATGTGGGAAGGGCTTGGCTACTACACCAGAGCTCGCAATCTTCATCATACGGCCATTACATGTAAAGGGGTTTTACCCAAAAGACCCGAAGAATTAGGCGGGCTTAAAGGCATTGGAAAAAGTACGGCACATGCCATTTGTGCGTTTGCATACCACCAAGCCCTTCCCATTTTAGATGCTAATGTTAAACGTGTTTTGTGTCGCTACTTTGCATTAAGCGTCAAAGATGAAAAAGTGCTTTGGGAAAAAGCGTGGAAGTTTTTAGCCGTAAAGCATCCGTACGAGCACAATCAAGCCATGATGGACATCGGAGCATTCGTGTGTACGTCCAAAAACCCGAACTGTTTGGAGTGTCCGTTAAGCTTTACATGTAAAGGCAAAAATACGCCCGAAAATTATCCATTAGCCATTAAAAAAGCGAAAGTTCCAACAAAAAAACGCTTTGCTTTGGTAATTAAAAAAGAGGGAAAATTGGGACTTATTCAACGAAAAGAGCGTTTGCTTCATGGACTGTGGGGTTTTGTTCAAGTGGATGAAAAACCAAAAAATGCACACAGCCTTGGCAAAGTGACTCATACGTACAGCCATTTTAAACTTGAACTGGAAATGATTTACGATGAGTCTTTACATGTAAAAGTGGATGGCTATTTTACAGAGGAAGAAATTGAAAGTTTAGCCCTCTCAACCGTCGATAAAAAGATTATTCAAACACTTTTCAGCTCAAAATAG
- the proV gene encoding glycine betaine/L-proline ABC transporter ATP-binding protein ProV yields MKEVKIELKNVYKIFGDSPKKALNLLKKGMDKAEIFRRTAQTIGVNNASLQIYKGEIFVIMGLSGSGKSTLVRLFNRLIEPSSGSILIDGEDIAIMNHAELRAVRRAKMSMVFQSFALLPHLNVLDNASFGLELCGMPKDERYIKAKEALERVGLLDYIHAYPDSLSGGMQQRVGLARALANNPDVLLMDEAFSALDPLIRSEMQDELLKLQSEQERTIVFISHDLDEAMKLGDRIAIMQGGSVIQIGTPDEILKNPANEYVHSFFKGVNVGGVITAKDIASTKQVTIIQKDGQGTLMALQTLRDNDREFAYIVDRRKHFLGVVSVDSLRSKSKRESIDVAFLKEIPIIDGATYLNDIVGIVASTPCSVPVVDKNQKYIGAISKATLLKALDYQGEDDNE; encoded by the coding sequence ATGAAAGAGGTTAAAATTGAGCTAAAAAATGTCTATAAAATTTTCGGAGATTCACCCAAAAAAGCACTTAATCTTTTAAAAAAAGGTATGGATAAAGCGGAAATTTTTAGACGTACTGCTCAAACAATCGGCGTTAATAACGCCAGTCTTCAAATATACAAAGGTGAAATCTTTGTCATCATGGGTTTATCAGGTTCAGGCAAGTCGACATTGGTTCGGCTCTTTAACCGCCTCATTGAGCCCTCAAGCGGTTCGATTTTAATCGATGGCGAAGATATTGCCATTATGAATCACGCAGAACTCAGAGCGGTGCGCAGAGCTAAGATGAGCATGGTGTTTCAATCCTTCGCCCTTTTGCCCCATCTTAACGTGTTGGATAACGCTTCTTTTGGATTGGAACTTTGTGGTATGCCTAAAGATGAGCGTTACATCAAAGCCAAAGAAGCGTTGGAGCGAGTCGGTCTTTTGGATTATATTCATGCGTATCCAGATTCCCTCAGTGGTGGTATGCAACAGCGCGTGGGTTTGGCAAGAGCGCTTGCTAATAATCCCGATGTGCTTTTAATGGACGAAGCCTTTTCGGCACTTGATCCACTTATTCGGTCTGAGATGCAAGATGAACTGCTCAAACTTCAAAGTGAACAAGAGCGCACCATCGTTTTTATTTCGCATGATTTAGATGAGGCGATGAAACTAGGTGATCGCATCGCCATTATGCAAGGCGGATCGGTGATACAAATCGGTACGCCCGATGAGATTTTAAAAAATCCCGCCAACGAATACGTACACTCCTTCTTTAAGGGCGTGAATGTGGGCGGGGTGATTACGGCAAAAGATATCGCGAGTACCAAACAAGTCACGATCATCCAAAAAGATGGTCAAGGAACGTTGATGGCGCTTCAGACGTTGAGGGATAATGATCGTGAGTTTGCCTATATCGTTGATCGTAGAAAACACTTTTTGGGCGTGGTATCGGTCGATAGTCTGCGTTCTAAATCCAAACGTGAAAGCATTGATGTGGCGTTTTTAAAAGAGATTCCTATCATCGATGGAGCGACTTATCTTAATGACATTGTCGGCATTGTTGCGAGTACGCCCTGCTCTGTACCCGTTGTTGATAAAAACCAAAAATATATCGGCGCCATTTCAAAAGCGACCCTTTTAAAAGCATTGGACTACCAAGGGGAGGATGACAATGAGTGA